From the genome of Caloenas nicobarica isolate bCalNic1 chromosome 16, bCalNic1.hap1, whole genome shotgun sequence, one region includes:
- the C16H12orf43 gene encoding protein CUSTOS yields MHRGRRTTAPSMPRGCRAFNMAAPRAGWGPDSDSDSDSSGEAAARFREAAWDCAAAGRAEPAGGGFTKHRLQPAQPSLRREVNGHGEDGNELQTTPEFRAHVAKKLGAMLDGFITVLKDPSGPSQTSVQQPDSADDGFRLFSSSVLGDCGESEPCPAVRRRQPSSSSDTDSDQEWQRYQEAAVSATDILKQSAFPALSQDSSQDQSQGCVEHFQRKKKKKKIRGENNIQEKIIDPAERDQISKDLPRLLSANGQHEGQDSNHTENSVLPGAVKKKKKKKKRE; encoded by the exons ATGCATCGCGGCCGCCGGACTACAGCCCCCAGCATGCCACGCGGCTGCCGCGCCTTCAACATGGCGGCGCCCAGGGCCGGCTGGGGCCCCGACTCGGACTCGGACTCGGACAGCAGCGGCGAGGCGGCCGCGCGGTTCCGGGAGGCGGCCTGGGActgcgcggcggcggggcgggcggagcCGGCCGGCG GTGGCTTTACCAAGCATCGGTTACAGCCTGCTCAGCCAAGCTTAAG GCGTGAAGTGAATGGTCATGGTGAAGATGGAAATGAGCTACAGACGACACCAGAGTTCAGAGCGCATGTTGCGAAGAAACTGGGAGCAATGCTAGATGG TTTCATCACTGTCTTGAAGGACCCATCAGGACCTTCACAAACCTCTGTGCAACAGCCTGACTCTGCAGACGATG GTTTTCgcctcttctcttcctctgttctGGGAGATTGTGGGGAATCGGAGCCTTGCCCTGCAGTGAGGAGGAGGCAGCCATCCAGCTCCAG TGACACGGACAGTGACCAGGAGTGGCAAAGGTACCAGGAGGCTGCAGTGTCAGCCACAGACATTCTGAAACAAAGTGCTTTCCCTGCACTGTCCCAGGATTCCAGCCAGGATCAGAGTCAGGGTTGTGTAGAacactttcagagaaaaaagaaaaaaaagaaaattagggGAGAGAACAATattcaagagaaaataatagatCCAGCAGAGCGTGACCAGATCAGCAAAGATTTGCCACGGTTGTTGTCTGCAAATGGACAGCACGAGGGACAGGACAGCAATCATACAGAGAACTCTGTGTTGCCAGGagctgtgaagaagaaaaagaagaagaaaaaaagagaatga